A stretch of the Mycobacterium shigaense genome encodes the following:
- a CDS encoding mammalian cell entry protein, translated as MSPRRKIEPGEAPLLHDQPVPPGPAWRLPLTGAVAAVLMIAAITVCTLMLISHESRESTASKNREVLNYVTGFMTGFTSLDPFHANDYIARVQAQATGEFAKQYRDKANEILLQVARAEPATGTVLDAGVERWNDDGSVNVIVATEVTSKSPDGKQTFENTTRWMATTTREGNQWKISNLLRVV; from the coding sequence ATGAGTCCCCGCCGCAAGATCGAGCCGGGGGAGGCGCCGCTGCTCCACGACCAGCCGGTGCCGCCGGGGCCCGCGTGGCGGCTGCCGCTGACCGGTGCGGTCGCCGCGGTGCTGATGATCGCGGCGATCACCGTGTGCACCCTGATGTTGATCTCGCACGAGTCCCGGGAGAGCACCGCGTCGAAGAATCGCGAGGTACTCAATTACGTCACCGGGTTCATGACGGGGTTCACCTCACTTGATCCGTTCCACGCGAACGACTACATCGCGCGGGTGCAGGCGCAGGCCACCGGCGAATTCGCCAAGCAGTACCGCGACAAGGCAAACGAGATCCTGCTGCAGGTCGCCCGTGCCGAACCGGCCACCGGGACCGTGCTCGACGCGGGCGTGGAGCGCTGGAACGACGACGGCAGCGTCAACGTGATCGTGGCGACCGAAGTCACCTCCAAGTCGCCGGACGGCAAGCAGACTTTCGAGAACACGACTCGTTGGATGGCAACCACTACCCGGGAAGGAAATCAGTGGAAGATAAGCAACCTGCTGCGGGTGGTCTGA